One Erythrobacter sp. SDW2 genomic region harbors:
- a CDS encoding endonuclease domain-containing protein, with protein sequence MRNNMTEPERRLWMALRSSRLSGHKFRRQDVIGQRIVDFFCPAKGLVIEVDGDTHDPELDHRRDWRMLEQFGFKTRRFTNAQIMTNPEGVVDDLAALLEQLTDRWPGGRTHHPPAPYSEEEGA encoded by the coding sequence ATGCGCAACAATATGACCGAGCCGGAACGCCGATTGTGGATGGCCCTCCGCTCCAGCCGGTTGTCGGGCCACAAGTTTCGCCGTCAGGATGTCATCGGTCAGCGCATCGTCGATTTCTTCTGTCCGGCAAAGGGATTGGTGATCGAAGTTGATGGCGATACGCATGACCCTGAGCTCGATCACAGGCGGGACTGGCGCATGCTGGAGCAATTCGGCTTCAAGACCCGGCGGTTTACCAATGCTCAAATCATGACCAACCCTGAGGGGGTGGTCGATGATTTGGCGGCCTTGCTCGAACAACTGACAGACCGCTGGCCGGGAGGGCGCACGCACCACCCCCCGGCCCCCTACTCTGAAGAGGAGGGGGCTTAA
- a CDS encoding S9 family peptidase — protein MSDHVLSAGGAAWGTDANLAASRPDAILRFGDKPRDYAELRLPEGKGPFPLAVIWHGGCWKQGVADTAYMAALATRWQQQGVATLNVDYREVGDGGGWPGSFEDWQAASALIDHVAKDYRTDRERVTLVGHSAGALPALWLAQERGADSPIGVLPPVKARAAIVLDGPGDVGAEREAFDALCQFSSVDPFMGGTPEEAAARYAAISPRINAPQLAEVLFVQAKLPVPSDDVLAAIGEAGAKVQTIANPDASHFDIITPGHPAYVRNEAAMLAVLKGL, from the coding sequence ATGAGCGACCATGTGCTGAGCGCAGGCGGGGCGGCTTGGGGCACTGATGCCAATCTTGCGGCCTCTCGCCCCGATGCCATCCTGCGCTTTGGCGACAAGCCCCGCGACTATGCCGAGCTGCGCCTGCCAGAAGGCAAGGGCCCGTTCCCACTGGCAGTGATCTGGCACGGCGGTTGCTGGAAGCAGGGGGTGGCCGACACCGCCTATATGGCCGCGCTGGCGACGAGGTGGCAGCAGCAGGGCGTCGCCACGCTCAATGTCGATTATCGCGAGGTGGGTGATGGCGGCGGCTGGCCGGGCAGTTTCGAGGACTGGCAAGCCGCCAGCGCGCTGATCGACCATGTGGCCAAGGACTATCGGACAGACCGCGAGCGGGTGACGCTGGTCGGCCATTCGGCTGGGGCCCTGCCGGCGCTGTGGCTGGCCCAAGAGCGCGGTGCCGACAGCCCCATCGGCGTGCTGCCCCCGGTCAAGGCGCGCGCGGCGATTGTGCTCGACGGGCCGGGCGATGTCGGGGCCGAACGCGAGGCGTTCGATGCGCTGTGCCAGTTCTCCTCGGTCGATCCGTTCATGGGCGGCACTCCGGAAGAGGCTGCGGCGCGTTATGCCGCTATTTCGCCGCGTATCAACGCGCCGCAGCTGGCCGAGGTGCTGTTTGTGCAGGCCAAGTTGCCGGTCCCGTCCGATGATGTGCTCGCGGCTATAGGCGAGGCGGGGGCGAAGGTGCAGACCATCGCCAACCCCGACGCCAGCCATTTCGACATCATCACACCGGGCCACCCCGCTTACGTGCGCAACGAGGCCGCGATGCTGGCGGTGCTCAAGGGGCTTTAG
- a CDS encoding GNAT family N-acetyltransferase, which yields MDIDSVLDRQVWNMLHGRLAHLAQGTDGAKRIDPRYGPFAASRDRGEEAQAALAALFDGPDDRLWLVEPEAAPCPPGAQIMRTAELVQMVADGEPPEDDVIDPAVVALGEADAAEMAEIALATEPGPWGTLAHRYGQFYGIRMEGRLAAMAGERMLPAPGLAEVSGVCTWPEYRGQGLARRLIRRVMAGQRARGDVPYLHSYAHNAGAIELYQSLGFRPRRTMWVTVLARA from the coding sequence GTGGATATCGACTCCGTCCTCGACCGGCAGGTGTGGAACATGCTCCACGGCCGGCTGGCGCACCTCGCACAGGGGACCGACGGGGCCAAGCGGATCGATCCGCGCTATGGCCCCTTCGCGGCGTCACGGGATCGTGGCGAGGAAGCGCAGGCGGCGCTCGCGGCTCTGTTCGATGGTCCGGATGACCGGCTGTGGCTGGTCGAACCCGAGGCTGCGCCCTGTCCCCCCGGTGCGCAGATCATGCGCACGGCAGAGCTGGTGCAGATGGTCGCCGACGGTGAACCCCCCGAAGATGATGTGATAGACCCTGCGGTCGTGGCGCTGGGCGAAGCGGACGCTGCCGAGATGGCCGAAATCGCCCTTGCGACCGAGCCGGGGCCATGGGGCACGCTGGCCCACCGCTACGGCCAGTTCTACGGTATCCGCATGGAAGGACGCCTGGCGGCCATGGCGGGAGAGCGGATGCTGCCCGCGCCGGGGCTTGCCGAAGTCAGCGGCGTGTGCACCTGGCCCGAGTATCGCGGGCAAGGGCTGGCCCGGCGGCTGATCCGGCGCGTCATGGCCGGACAAAGGGCGCGCGGCGATGTGCCCTACCTCCATTCCTACGCCCACAATGCCGGGGCAATCGAGCTCTACCAATCGCTCGGTTTCAGGCCTCGCCGAACGATGTGGGTGACGGTATTGGCACGAGCGTAA
- the ligA gene encoding NAD-dependent DNA ligase LigA, which yields MNDLSILTEAEAANELMRLAKQIAHHNRRYHAEDDPEITDQEFDALVRRNEALEAAFPHLVREDSPSKGVGHAVASSPLGKVTHEVRMMSLDNAFSDEEVAEFIARVRRYLNLGEDEPLAFTAEDKIDGLSCSLRYENGVLDRAATRGDGQVGEDVTANVAHIADIPQKLTPLPLAGGAGGGPVGGGGSAPTPDPSRKREGEVPEVFEVRGEVYMAKQDFAALNAAQHEAGGKLFANPRNAAAGSLRQKDASVTAKRPLRFWAHGWGAASEVPGTTQSDVVRQLAAWGFPVSPHFRRCDTLEEMLAAYAAIGASRPDLPYEIDGVVYKVDRLDYQQRLGFVAKAPRWAIARKFPAEQAETTLESIDIQVGRTGKLTPVGRLAPVLVGGVTVTNVTLHNRDEIARLRVRPGDRVLVQRAGDVIPQVVKNLTPEVERAPFVFPDHCPECGSEAVNEEGEVDVRCTGGLICPAQRTERLKHFVSRAALDIEGLGEKTIDQFFALGWLESPADIFRLRKRRDQILALEGWKDKSVDNLLASVENKRQPDAARLLFGLGIRHVGAVTARDLMKNFHELPALRNAAEKAHAGDQDALAALTGIDGIGGAVVEALGDFFHEEHNRAVWDDILSEVSPPPYIVETLDSPVAGKTVVFTGKLETMSRDEAKAQAERLGAKAAGSVSAKTDLLVAGPGAGSKLKKAAELGIEVIDEAGWAAIVAAAG from the coding sequence ATGAACGACCTCTCGATCCTCACCGAAGCCGAAGCGGCCAACGAACTGATGCGGTTGGCGAAGCAGATCGCCCATCACAACCGGCGCTATCATGCCGAGGACGATCCGGAGATCACCGATCAGGAATTCGACGCACTGGTGCGGCGCAATGAGGCGCTGGAAGCGGCATTCCCGCATCTGGTGCGCGAGGATTCGCCGTCCAAGGGTGTGGGCCATGCGGTGGCCTCCTCGCCGCTTGGCAAGGTGACGCACGAGGTTCGCATGATGAGCCTCGACAATGCTTTCTCGGACGAGGAAGTGGCCGAGTTCATCGCCCGCGTGCGGCGCTACCTCAACCTGGGCGAGGATGAACCGCTGGCCTTCACGGCCGAGGACAAGATCGACGGTCTGTCCTGCTCGCTGCGCTATGAAAACGGCGTGCTGGACCGCGCCGCGACGCGGGGTGACGGGCAGGTGGGCGAGGATGTGACGGCGAATGTCGCGCATATCGCCGACATCCCGCAGAAGCTTACTCCGCTCCCGCTTGCGGGAGGGGCCGGGGGTGGGCCAGTCGGCGGTGGTGGCTCCGCGCCCACCCCTGACCCCTCCCGCAAGCGGGAGGGCGAGGTCCCCGAAGTGTTCGAAGTGCGCGGCGAAGTTTATATGGCAAAACAGGACTTTGCCGCACTCAATGCGGCGCAGCATGAAGCCGGCGGAAAGCTGTTCGCCAACCCCCGCAATGCCGCCGCCGGATCGCTGCGGCAGAAGGATGCGAGCGTCACGGCGAAACGCCCGTTACGGTTCTGGGCGCATGGCTGGGGCGCGGCGAGCGAGGTGCCTGGCACGACCCAGTCCGACGTGGTGCGGCAACTGGCGGCGTGGGGCTTCCCGGTCTCGCCGCATTTCCGCCGCTGCGACACGCTGGAGGAAATGCTCGCCGCCTATGCCGCCATCGGCGCGTCACGGCCCGATCTGCCCTATGAAATCGACGGCGTGGTCTACAAGGTCGACCGGCTGGATTACCAGCAGCGGCTCGGCTTCGTCGCCAAGGCGCCGCGCTGGGCCATCGCGCGCAAGTTCCCGGCCGAGCAGGCAGAGACCACGTTGGAAAGCATCGACATCCAGGTCGGCCGGACCGGCAAGCTGACGCCTGTGGGTCGGCTCGCCCCGGTGCTGGTCGGCGGGGTGACGGTGACCAATGTCACGCTCCACAACCGCGACGAGATCGCCCGGCTGAGGGTTCGCCCGGGCGACCGCGTACTGGTCCAGCGCGCCGGGGACGTGATCCCGCAGGTGGTGAAGAATCTGACTCCGGAAGTTGAACGCGCGCCGTTCGTCTTCCCCGACCATTGCCCCGAATGCGGCAGCGAGGCGGTCAATGAAGAGGGCGAAGTCGATGTCCGCTGCACCGGCGGGCTGATCTGCCCGGCCCAGCGGACCGAACGGCTCAAGCATTTCGTCAGCCGCGCCGCGCTCGATATCGAGGGGCTGGGCGAGAAGACCATCGACCAGTTCTTCGCGCTCGGCTGGCTGGAAAGCCCGGCCGATATCTTCCGCCTGCGTAAGCGACGCGATCAGATCCTTGCGCTCGAAGGGTGGAAGGACAAGTCTGTCGATAACCTGTTGGCTTCTGTGGAAAACAAGCGCCAGCCCGACGCTGCGCGGCTGCTGTTCGGGCTCGGCATCCGCCACGTCGGCGCGGTCACAGCGCGCGACCTGATGAAGAATTTCCACGAACTTCCGGCGCTGCGTAACGCTGCAGAGAAGGCCCATGCGGGTGACCAAGACGCGCTGGCCGCGCTCACCGGCATCGATGGCATCGGCGGCGCGGTGGTCGAGGCGCTGGGTGATTTCTTCCACGAGGAACACAACCGCGCGGTGTGGGACGATATCCTCTCCGAAGTCAGCCCGCCGCCCTACATCGTCGAAACGCTCGACAGCCCCGTCGCGGGCAAGACGGTGGTCTTCACAGGCAAGCTCGAAACCATGAGCCGCGACGAAGCCAAGGCACAGGCCGAACGGCTGGGGGCCAAGGCCGCCGGCTCGGTCAGCGCCAAGACCGACCTGCTGGTCGCGGGGCCGGGGGCGGGTAGCAAGCTCAAGAAGGCCGCCGAACTCGGCATAGAAGTGATAGACGAGGCGGGCTGGGCTGCCATCGTTGCCGCTGCGGGCTAG
- a CDS encoding serine hydrolase, with the protein MFLRPLLAILVACLLVACGEAEGGTPEAAAYQQRIEEGSGVKLTGGPSAEEKALEAELFANLNEFDGYVGVAVHDIDRRRTVDFNGKELFPQQSVSKLWVTLTALRMVDEGELDLLEPAQIGFRDLTLFHQPVLQFVLAQGMWRTTYADLMTRAITQSDNTANDMLLKRVGGPDAVRAMIDKAGLGAIRFGPGEREMQSEIAGVQWHQSYAVGQSFFKARAQVPDLQRRIAFDAYVQDPVDGASPRAIALALGRVVRGELLEKPTAEHLLALLGQVKSGPNRLKGGVPEGWSIGHKTGTGQVLRYEQAGYNDVGILTAPDGRRYSIAVMIGRTALPIPQRMEMMHAIVRAVVSYHYAALGQPVPAGTFPEPEVPEESGGQGPVEAG; encoded by the coding sequence ATGTTCCTGCGCCCGCTCCTTGCGATTCTTGTCGCCTGCCTGCTCGTCGCCTGTGGCGAAGCGGAAGGCGGAACGCCCGAGGCAGCTGCTTACCAGCAGCGGATCGAGGAAGGATCGGGCGTCAAGTTGACCGGTGGCCCCTCAGCGGAGGAAAAGGCGCTCGAAGCCGAGTTGTTCGCTAACCTCAACGAGTTCGACGGTTACGTTGGCGTGGCGGTGCACGATATCGACCGCCGCCGCACGGTCGATTTCAACGGCAAGGAGCTGTTCCCGCAGCAGAGCGTCAGCAAGCTGTGGGTCACGCTCACCGCGCTGCGCATGGTCGATGAGGGTGAACTGGACCTGCTGGAGCCTGCGCAGATCGGCTTTCGCGACCTGACCCTGTTCCACCAGCCCGTCCTCCAATTCGTGCTGGCGCAGGGCATGTGGCGCACGACCTATGCCGACCTTATGACCCGCGCGATCACCCAGAGCGACAACACCGCCAACGACATGCTGCTCAAGCGTGTCGGCGGGCCGGATGCCGTGCGGGCGATGATCGACAAGGCCGGGCTGGGCGCGATCCGCTTCGGCCCCGGCGAGCGCGAGATGCAGAGCGAGATTGCGGGCGTCCAATGGCACCAGTCCTATGCCGTGGGGCAAAGCTTCTTCAAGGCGCGGGCGCAGGTGCCCGACCTGCAGCGGCGGATCGCCTTCGATGCCTATGTCCAGGATCCCGTCGACGGGGCCAGCCCGCGCGCTATTGCCCTGGCACTGGGCCGGGTGGTGCGCGGGGAATTGCTGGAGAAGCCGACGGCGGAGCACTTGCTGGCGCTGCTCGGCCAGGTGAAGAGCGGGCCCAACCGCCTCAAGGGCGGGGTGCCGGAAGGCTGGAGCATCGGCCACAAGACCGGCACCGGGCAAGTGCTGCGCTATGAACAGGCCGGCTACAACGACGTCGGCATCCTCACCGCGCCGGACGGACGCCGCTATTCCATTGCGGTTATGATCGGGCGGACAGCGTTGCCGATCCCTCAGCGAATGGAGATGATGCACGCCATCGTGCGCGCTGTGGTGAGCTATCACTATGCTGCCTTGGGCCAGCCGGTCCCGGCCGGAACCTTCCCGGAACCGGAAGTACCGGAGGAGTCCGGGGGCCAAGGCCCGGTGGAGGCAGGCTGA
- a CDS encoding CinA family protein — MLAELHPQALRIAGLLRLRGEKVAVADGATGGLIAASLLTVPGALDFFVGGGVVYSFRARDVLFALPRDAYEGMRGASEDYALLQARAIRDNFGADWGIAESGSVGGSRHPSGAPAGRSCVAVVGPGGEFVEVTETGSGQRIANMEAFTRAALTHLERVLDAYSGL, encoded by the coding sequence ATGCTGGCGGAACTCCACCCGCAAGCATTGCGCATCGCCGGCCTGCTTCGCCTGCGGGGCGAGAAGGTCGCCGTGGCCGATGGCGCGACCGGCGGATTGATCGCGGCGAGCCTGCTGACCGTGCCGGGCGCCCTCGATTTCTTCGTCGGCGGCGGGGTGGTCTATTCCTTCCGCGCCCGCGACGTGCTGTTCGCCCTGCCGCGCGATGCCTATGAAGGGATGCGCGGGGCAAGCGAGGATTATGCCCTGCTCCAGGCCCGCGCCATCCGCGACAACTTCGGCGCCGATTGGGGCATTGCGGAAAGCGGCTCGGTCGGCGGATCGCGCCACCCGAGCGGCGCGCCGGCCGGGCGCAGTTGCGTCGCGGTCGTCGGCCCGGGGGGAGAATTCGTGGAGGTCACCGAGACCGGCAGCGGCCAGCGGATCGCCAACATGGAAGCCTTCACCCGCGCGGCGCTGACGCACCTCGAACGGGTGCTCGACGCTTATTCGGGCTTGTAG
- a CDS encoding enoyl-CoA hydratase/isomerase family protein, whose amino-acid sequence MTYTTITVEKRGEVDWLTLNRPEAMNAITLQMVAELNDYFGGLYNDGSVRVVVMRGAGTAFCAGLDIKERAGDNGSEIPFGGGFGFQGYLADVYIKMRRCPQVIVSLVHGPACGGGFAFALASDIRVAGESARMNAAFIRLGLSSCDMGVSYFLPRLVGHSLASELMLTGRFIHAERALTANLVSEIVPDDDLEAAGIRWADELLAASPMGLRMTKEGLQIATDAGSLEAAMAIENRNQIMTSGSSNFREGMAAFLDKRRPNYKPE is encoded by the coding sequence ATGACCTACACCACCATCACGGTCGAGAAGCGCGGCGAGGTCGACTGGCTGACGCTCAACCGTCCGGAGGCGATGAACGCCATCACGCTGCAAATGGTGGCCGAACTCAACGACTACTTCGGCGGGCTCTACAACGACGGCAGCGTCCGCGTGGTGGTGATGCGCGGAGCGGGCACGGCTTTCTGCGCCGGACTCGACATCAAGGAACGCGCCGGGGACAACGGCAGCGAAATCCCCTTCGGCGGCGGGTTCGGCTTCCAGGGCTATCTGGCCGATGTCTACATCAAGATGCGCCGCTGCCCGCAGGTGATCGTCTCGCTGGTCCACGGCCCGGCCTGCGGCGGCGGGTTCGCCTTCGCGCTCGCCAGCGATATCCGCGTGGCCGGGGAAAGCGCGCGCATGAATGCGGCTTTCATCCGGCTGGGGCTGTCATCCTGCGACATGGGGGTGAGCTATTTCCTCCCCCGCCTCGTCGGCCATTCGCTGGCGAGCGAGCTGATGCTGACCGGGCGTTTCATCCACGCAGAACGCGCTCTGACGGCAAACCTGGTGAGCGAGATCGTGCCCGACGACGATCTGGAAGCGGCGGGAATCCGCTGGGCAGACGAACTCCTCGCCGCCTCCCCCATGGGCCTGCGCATGACCAAGGAGGGCCTGCAGATCGCCACCGATGCGGGCAGCCTCGAGGCCGCCATGGCGATCGAGAACCGCAACCAGATCATGACGAGCGGCAGTTCGAACTTCCGCGAAGGCATGGCGGCGTTCCTCGACAAGCGGCGGCCCAACTACAAGCCCGAATAA
- a CDS encoding 50S ribosomal protein L11 methyltransferase → MTSWKIAAHAPKPKVQAALLAHDEIDDWDWEVIVSGREVDKDQPEEWVLEGWYPRRPGKADKAALAALFVDGAPDLTVEELPDEDWVTLSQQGAQPIRAARFHVHTPDFPPDPTPGIVNFAIPASQAFGTGQHATTAGCLAMLDLMKREGVVARNIADIGTGTGLLAFAALALWPRAFATATDIDAVCVPVIEDNAAGNGISMGSGAGTLTMIVADGMDDPLIHARGPYDLLIANILAGPLIGLASDFAEHVPPGGHMLLAGLLETQEADVRRACRKAGFRLARRLVNGDWSILWLRKRRMP, encoded by the coding sequence GTGACCAGCTGGAAAATCGCCGCCCACGCGCCCAAACCGAAAGTGCAGGCTGCCCTGCTGGCGCATGACGAGATCGACGACTGGGACTGGGAAGTCATCGTTTCGGGCCGTGAGGTCGACAAGGACCAGCCCGAGGAGTGGGTGCTGGAAGGCTGGTACCCGCGTAGGCCGGGCAAGGCCGACAAGGCGGCGCTCGCCGCGCTGTTCGTGGACGGCGCACCCGACCTGACGGTCGAGGAACTGCCCGACGAGGACTGGGTCACGCTGAGCCAGCAAGGCGCGCAGCCGATCCGAGCGGCGCGGTTCCATGTCCATACGCCGGACTTCCCACCGGACCCCACGCCCGGAATCGTCAACTTCGCCATCCCCGCCAGCCAGGCGTTCGGCACCGGCCAGCACGCCACTACCGCCGGTTGCCTTGCCATGCTCGACCTGATGAAGCGCGAGGGCGTGGTGGCGCGCAACATCGCCGATATCGGCACCGGCACCGGCCTGCTCGCCTTTGCCGCATTGGCGCTGTGGCCGCGCGCTTTCGCCACCGCGACCGATATCGACGCGGTCTGCGTGCCGGTGATCGAGGACAATGCCGCCGGCAACGGGATTTCCATGGGCAGCGGCGCTGGCACATTGACCATGATCGTGGCCGACGGGATGGATGATCCGCTGATCCACGCGCGCGGGCCCTATGACCTGCTGATCGCCAATATCCTCGCCGGGCCGCTGATCGGGCTTGCCAGCGACTTTGCCGAGCATGTCCCGCCGGGCGGGCACATGCTGCTTGCGGGGCTGCTGGAAACGCAGGAAGCGGATGTGAGGCGCGCCTGCCGCAAGGCGGGCTTCCGGCTCGCGCGGCGGCTGGTCAATGGCGACTGGTCGATCCTGTGGCTGCGCAAGCGGAGGATGCCTTAG
- the bla gene encoding subclass B3 metallo-beta-lactamase, with the protein MFGNSLPALLALSLLGAAPPAPAERAAASKDIAAACGERDGWSDPAPPAFIHGRSWYVGTCGITVVLVETSDGLVLIDTGPVEAAPHVLANIKALGFDPRQVKWVLMTHEHFDHVGGMAEVLRATGAKLLTGAGAAEVMRTGKPAADDPQGSWLADSPMEPVKVSRILPHRGKLSVGDTRFTIYQNATHSPGSTSWSWRSCEAGRCLTIALADSNSTISTGDYHFSDHPERVEAAREGLRVMERLPCDLMLTPHPGQSDLLERLSGTAPLAAPNACVAYSASGSMRLADRLAKEAEAK; encoded by the coding sequence ATGTTCGGTAATTCCCTCCCTGCCCTCCTTGCCCTTTCGCTCCTGGGTGCAGCGCCGCCCGCACCGGCGGAGCGTGCTGCCGCAAGCAAGGACATCGCCGCGGCCTGCGGCGAGCGTGACGGATGGTCGGACCCCGCCCCTCCCGCCTTCATCCACGGGCGCAGCTGGTATGTCGGCACCTGCGGTATTACGGTCGTGCTGGTCGAAACCTCGGACGGGCTGGTGTTGATCGACACCGGACCGGTGGAGGCCGCGCCGCATGTGCTTGCGAACATCAAGGCGCTCGGGTTCGATCCCCGGCAGGTCAAGTGGGTTCTGATGACGCACGAGCATTTCGACCACGTCGGGGGCATGGCGGAAGTACTGCGGGCGACAGGCGCAAAACTCCTGACTGGCGCCGGAGCAGCCGAGGTTATGCGCACCGGCAAGCCCGCTGCCGACGATCCGCAAGGCAGCTGGCTGGCTGACAGCCCGATGGAACCGGTCAAGGTCAGCCGTATCCTCCCGCATCGCGGAAAGCTCTCTGTGGGCGACACGCGCTTCACGATCTACCAGAACGCCACACACTCGCCGGGTTCGACGAGCTGGAGCTGGCGGAGTTGCGAGGCGGGCCGGTGCCTGACGATTGCACTGGCCGATTCCAACAGCACGATTTCGACCGGCGACTACCATTTCAGCGATCACCCCGAACGGGTCGAGGCCGCGCGCGAAGGCTTGCGGGTTATGGAACGACTGCCATGCGACCTTATGTTGACGCCGCATCCGGGGCAAAGCGACTTACTCGAGCGACTGTCCGGAACCGCGCCTCTCGCGGCACCGAATGCCTGTGTTGCCTATTCGGCGAGCGGGAGCATGCGTCTTGCTGATCGGCTGGCCAAGGAAGCCGAAGCCAAGTGA
- a CDS encoding SDR family NAD(P)-dependent oxidoreductase: protein MTTILLTGSSRGIGAATRELLEARGATVIGHSTRGDGESEVAADFADPGAPAELWEEALELAGGAIDVLINNAGLFAANPLDGSDITWLDNWEDTLRINLTSAAQLSRFAVQHWLERGVEGRIVHIASRAGHRGDSPAHWHYAAAKGGMLAMHKTIARQYAAHGILSFAVTPGFTDTAMAGDYLASRGGPGLLADIPLGRVAEPEEIANIAAWLALEAPPSLTGATLDANGASYVR from the coding sequence ATGACAACCATCCTCCTGACCGGTTCGAGCCGGGGAATCGGCGCGGCCACCCGCGAATTGCTGGAAGCACGCGGGGCGACCGTGATCGGCCATTCGACCCGCGGCGACGGCGAGTCGGAAGTTGCGGCCGACTTCGCGGATCCCGGGGCTCCCGCCGAGTTGTGGGAAGAGGCGCTGGAACTGGCCGGCGGTGCCATCGACGTGCTGATCAACAACGCCGGGCTGTTCGCCGCCAATCCACTCGACGGGTCGGACATCACCTGGCTCGACAATTGGGAAGATACGCTGCGGATCAACCTGACCAGCGCCGCGCAGCTGAGCCGTTTCGCGGTACAGCACTGGCTTGAACGGGGAGTTGAAGGCCGTATCGTCCACATTGCCAGCCGCGCCGGGCACCGCGGCGATTCCCCGGCACACTGGCACTATGCGGCGGCCAAGGGCGGGATGCTGGCAATGCACAAGACCATCGCCCGGCAATATGCCGCCCACGGCATCCTCAGCTTCGCGGTCACCCCCGGCTTCACCGACACGGCGATGGCGGGCGACTATCTCGCCAGCCGGGGCGGGCCGGGCCTCCTCGCCGACATCCCGCTGGGCCGCGTCGCCGAGCCGGAGGAGATCGCCAATATCGCGGCGTGGTTGGCGCTCGAGGCCCCGCCCAGCCTGACCGGCGCGACCCTCGATGCCAATGGAGCCAGCTATGTTCGGTAA
- the sdhC gene encoding succinate dehydrogenase, cytochrome b556 subunit — protein MANRPLSPHLSIWKWGPHMAVSILHRITGDGMALVGLAVGIWWLGALASGPDAYGLFYAVASSWVGQIVLVGLSWAFFSHLLSGLRHFVLDIGAGYELRTNKMWSIAVPAIAIVLTVAFWAFIYLK, from the coding sequence ATGGCGAACCGCCCACTCTCACCGCACCTTTCGATCTGGAAATGGGGACCGCACATGGCGGTCTCGATCCTCCACCGCATCACCGGCGACGGAATGGCGCTGGTCGGCCTTGCGGTCGGGATATGGTGGCTGGGCGCGCTGGCGAGCGGGCCGGATGCTTACGGCCTGTTCTATGCGGTGGCCTCGTCATGGGTGGGGCAGATCGTTCTGGTCGGCCTCAGCTGGGCCTTCTTCAGCCATTTGCTGAGCGGCCTCAGGCACTTCGTGCTCGATATCGGTGCGGGCTACGAACTCCGCACGAACAAGATGTGGTCAATCGCCGTGCCGGCGATCGCCATCGTCCTTACCGTGGCCTTCTGGGCCTTCATCTATCTCAAGTGA
- the sdhD gene encoding succinate dehydrogenase, hydrophobic membrane anchor protein has translation MGNGTSIGRVRGLGSAHEGAHHWLVQRFTAIGNLILLLWLITSFALLPGFEYETIKSWLSQPVPAAAMVLLIVSTFWHARLGLQVLVEDYVHEAGTKFGVLALLNLATIGGGVFGVFCVVRLALATAAPDAAAALPAGAPM, from the coding sequence ATGGGTAACGGAACTTCCATCGGCCGCGTACGCGGTCTCGGCTCGGCCCACGAAGGTGCGCATCACTGGCTCGTGCAGCGCTTCACCGCGATCGGCAATCTGATCCTGCTGCTGTGGCTGATCACCAGCTTCGCGCTGTTGCCGGGCTTCGAATACGAGACGATCAAGAGCTGGTTGTCGCAGCCGGTTCCTGCGGCGGCGATGGTCCTGCTGATCGTCAGCACCTTCTGGCACGCCCGCCTGGGCCTGCAGGTGCTGGTCGAGGACTATGTCCACGAGGCCGGGACCAAGTTCGGGGTGCTCGCCCTGCTCAATCTCGCCACCATCGGCGGCGGCGTGTTCGGCGTCTTCTGCGTCGTCCGCCTGGCGCTTGCCACTGCCGCCCCTGATGCCGCCGCTGCCCTTCCTGCTGGAGCACCGATGTAA